From Plasmodium malariae genome assembly, chromosome: 8:
aataaaaacaataatagaacctctttgtataaaatatgaagagaAAACAATTCCTGTAtcacatacataatacaaatttgtgcacatatgtaattttaaatatataaaaataatatgttcattaaaattaaagcactatattaagaaatttaAAAGTAACATTCCTTTATATGATTCCAATTCgtattaagaaaattatttatactttttttattttttattattacaaataatacTATGTTTCCATAATTTGtaggaaatataaaaaaatatgagaaGAAACATtggaattaaaatataaatgatcgGAAGAACAAAACCTGAAATGGATTTGACATTATCATTTATGAATGGTAAAACTATTTTGATAATAAGACATGTCATAATTGGATTAAGGATCAAAAAAAATCTTAGAAACATTTCTTTATATGTAACTTTAAAATTCTCAGATCTattatatgaagaaataaatgCCTTTATTACCTCTATCTCGAATAATGCATCTAATTTCTTTAAAGTTTCAAATATGAacgataatatatttttttttgttggcatattttttttcttttggaacgatttttcttttaattttccatATTCTCTTTCTTTGTGATCGCACACTATTAATGAAATAGAtggttttttatattttttatgaagtttttattttgaagGTAAGACTATATTTCTGTGATTTTTATCTCTTTTTCCATATAACAATCTTTTTACCCTTATATCTAATAAGTTATTCTGGTTGATTCTCATATTCCATGTTTTATCTGAAGAAGCTGACTAAAAATTatggtaaatatatattatttaaaaaattatctgcatttccatttaaataaaatattcattttattatgaagaagtaatattaaaaaaaagtataaaaattattgaatataataattacgTACTTTATACGAATAGTGGCATATCCacattaaaaagaaaaataagaaaattttagagaaaagtaatttatttttatgtaacatTGCATggaatttatttatgaatgcTAAATCTTTTGTAATAATAGAGTTTTTAgcaatatctttttttcgaTAATATTcaaaggaatatatattataatttttctttactgTTTTCtgtcatttaaaatttttagcTTTCTTTAGTTAATGGTAAATATAtcacataataaaatgtaagtaaaaaaaatgttatattaaacaaaaatattaaaataattttttttatctaaaattattattatttaatattatatctatataatacgtttaaagaaaaaattaaaagatatataattacaataaaataattgcaaccatataatcattaaaaaacatgtttcaaaaattttatttttcatttacatattttatatgaatattaataaaatattttattaatatgttgTTATGATAAATcataaatgcaaaaaaattgcatgatgtaatataaatatgttagtTTCCAagcaaatattattttaaagttATATGCTACCATTaagttaatgaaaaatatttcgaAGTTAAATtcttgttaaaattttttttctaataatttgcaataaatataatgtaattagaacaaaaaaataatataaatatatatatgattaatgaattaatataatttttaatgtattatataatatgttatcgtcttatgtattttaagaaaaaattattaatagataactagaaataatacatatattattataaaagttaTTGCTTTCGATGTTATATAAGATTAAttaaagttttatttttttaaataatataaaacagaATTTTCTTATGTAATGATGGCATAaattacttttaatattaattcaaaaatttaaataatacaacagtttaaaaaataatattaatcaAATTTTGAGGATAAAATagtttttttctaatatacttaagataaaaatagaaaatatgattcaaaaaaataaaaataaaaataaaaaactctATACagttaaaaatgttataaatattacatatagaTAATTAATTAAGGTTTTAATGATTCCTTAAGATGATATTGTTATGGACTTCACATtacataataagaaaatacatatatcaaaatataaaaatagtttcaataaaatacaataaagaaccgaaatgaaaaatataaaataaaaaaaaattaatcacCAACATTTGAAGTAAAATATTGTTCAAGTTATATGCaagtttttaaataaagtattaaaattaaaatagtttttaagtatttttttcatataatatggCACTATATTTGTTGAAacagtataaatatattttctatttattaaatatatatgttatgtaAAAAATCGATAATTAATAagttatttttgctttttatatataactgcgtttttcaaaaatcatagattactatatttaattattttctacttttatatatatatttacatatatttttgaaaaaaaatatttttatattttttatgagtCAAACAATATATGCAGAAAAATTTcccttatattattatttataactattatgcatttaataaacattataataatattcacATAATTTTAccgtataaaaaaatttagcataaaatataagaaaaaatatataaaaaattaatggatgtattatttatgtgtGATACTGAATAACAAATACATTTACATTATgtctatttaaaaatttaaaaatattttctaacTTCCTTATAAATAGtcattatattcatatatgaataattattatttttaaagaatattaaaatgtattagtATGTAAATACTTTTCTCAtgaatttttctaattttaatatggttaattaataaaaatgcaattatatttataactgtttataatatatattatcagtttgctttttattctacaattactaaaaaattaGTCTCAACTTaaattgtaatttaaaaGCTATAAACTTGGGTTTAATGTTATAGTTTGTTAATGTTACTAAAATGAAGTTTTAGAATATTACGTAATTCatgaaaattacatataaaatatgaattgaTATAATAAGTTACATGACAAAGGTTACATAACTggaattaattataatactgtagttcattttttattgataataaaatgtttgtATAACTTCTAAAAttagttaataaaaattttgagaGAAATTACAATTAagttttttctaatttaatgtataataaaaataattattatataaagtaGTTTAAGAATATTTCTTCTGTCTTCACATACAATTATATtacttaaaagaaaaaaagaaataaaacaaaatgaaatgaaagatataacattattaatatgttcCATAGCATTAAAAACAACTCACtagaagaataaaaataaaaaaaaaactagaAAAATTCAATATAACGACTGTTACgtctttaatttttgaatatctatacaacattaataatatatttcggcaaaaaaaagaatattttatatataaaagaatattctAATGTCTCATTTATATATCTGCGAATAATAAAactattgtatatatatttatatttatttaattatgaaaattaaggccatatcattttttataattgaaATTTAGAATTCATTTAACACCAATGATACTGTTTCTtaagtacataaataaatttactattattcattttatataacatacaTAGGTGTAGGAAACAACATATCTACAtatgaaatatgaaaacGGAAAATACAGAAGacttatcattttttttttttttttttcatatttaaataatataaaataacgaatataaaaaactattattaATTCTACGGTACATctacattaaaatttttttaaattatgtatattattatcatatttcatattaatcaaagaataaatatattatgtttgttaatttgaaaattaattcaacaacaaatttattaaacattgtattaaattatacaaatttaaGAGTGCTCTTTCATATATAGTGTAACTTTATatcttaatattaaaataaaataaaatgtcaaaaaatgtaagaattttttttttctatattatgcattaaaaataagcatACTATTAAACGTAGTATTATTAATTACtcttataataaaaaagaatattaatcTGTTACAAGATttcaatattaaattaaataacgGAATCTCAgacaaattatttatttaagaaCAAAACGTacataaatgaacaaatgatttaacatatatatgtcgTTATAAGAATTGTTATTTAGGGCCTTAATTCTCcctttaatattattatttagagATTCTAATTGCCAATGTTATTCTAAGTATAAAGCTAacttataaatacataaatataaatatactttataattataagttataaattcaatatatatttatatttttatttaaaaaataatttaattaaaaaataataaaaaaaagtattgcTTAAAATTTCATGAATTAATATGGTAAtacttaatataaaatagttcaattttataaatgcatatattaaaacttgctgtttttattaaaataagctctaataatatattcttctagaaatagaaaaaattatatataatcggtatatttttaaaataattacatttacGTCTTTGTATTTCAAACCTATTTTTCTCTTCTGAATTactcattaatatatactcttctttttatttctttcctTTAGGTATGACATCatttaagaaatttatttcaatgatatcctttaattttatgtgaATATGgttctattatattttgagtgtattattttgaatttgCAGCAAGTATAATTCTATTATTTAATCTAATTtatcaatattattttctttatatgtAGAACATACATCTGAATCATTGTCTTTTATCCAATCTTCTAGCTCCTGCGTAAAACAGTTCTGTCCTTTATAAGAACGAATTTCCTCATTAAGTTTATGCTCTAAAACGTAACTTTTTTCTTCAGTTCTTTCTTCTGCAATTTTCGATTTTCTATCTGAGTTTTCCATTGTAAATGATTCATTTATGGAATTATCAAAATATGATTCCCTATTATCTATACGCTCCTCTTTTATGCATTCCTCTAATATCATCATAAATACAAGTATACATAGTTTTtctagtaatttttttttaacatatttatataattcttcacAACTTTTGTTATGTTCCATTTCTTCTACATTTATTAGTGACACACTATTTTTAgtttcttcattttcatattcatctaatatattatcaatTTCATCTGTTAATCCCATAAACCAGTACTGTTCCAGATAGTGCTCTACAATTTTACCCTTGTTTGATATCCACTGTCtccatatatctttttctcctaaaaatgaaaatttttgattttcgtttgaagatttattttttaattcttccattttttttaccttagatttttcttttttccattcatttttcaaattattaaaccaatcttcttttttaaatttttcagaATGATTTCTGTGTCTTTCTATCCATTTATTCCacagaatatttttttcctcattaTCAATGCTGCATTGaatattttccatttgaTAATCATTTATCAAATTAGAATAGGATCTACGTTCCtcatttttgaatatttctaGACATATTGCTAAAAATTCTCCTTTGTTTAATTCCCATTCATCATTTCTGAATTCCTCGAGTACTTCCATATGTACTTCTATAATAGTTTTagatctttctttttttctctttaacatatttgtattttttatggtgttatgttcatatatttttaatttttttattatttccttaTCATCACATATTGGCTGATCTAAATGACCATCTGATAAAAACTTATCTTTCTTGTCAGTATCTGAAAGTAGTAGTATTCTGAGAAATTTAACTTGTCTtcttcttatatattttttttttttgaacttcCCCTTTAAAGCATACTACAatacaaaagaaatatatttaaaaattaaattattacaataatcaaatgtttataatatttttaataattttatattactttaataaaaaaggaaagtacaataataattagaaatgatattaaaaatgatgataCATATGGGTTATGTGAATTTGCTACTGGACCtgcattaattttatgtatatatgcaataatttgtttagttatcacaaaaatataaaagaaaacatcATTAATGTTACCTTGAATTTTAGAGTCTGCAGGATTATGAGGGGTTTTAGCAATTGATACTTCAGAAGCTGCTAGTATAGTTTTAATATGACTACCTGCTTCTAATTCTGGGCTACCTGGTAATTTTACTATAGAACTGCTTAACGTTTCCTGTGTAGATGAAGAATTTGTAACATCATCTGGTTTTTGAGTAATTGAATCGTGTGTATCTGTACCTAAATTATCTGAATTTACCATTGTGGTGCCTTCAATTGCTGCTTCTTGTTGAGCTATGTCTGAAGGTGGACCGTCTGGAGAATCAACAAGGGAACTATCAGGTGAACTATCAGATAGATGTTTCACTTGATGTGAAATTCCTTCTTGAGGTACAGGCAAAACTTCTGATTTAATTTGAACTAATTCTGGttctcttaatattttttctttaggTGCAGGTTGACTAGTTTCCTCTGGTTTAATACATATGCATTCAGGAACTTTATTTAACATTCTAGTATTCAGTATGTTGCATTGTTTTGTAGGAAAATGCGATGataaacttttatatatgcaaCTTTTACTAATGAGATTTCTGGTATTCTGGAAATGTCCCTTCTTACTTGTAAACCAATCCTTATATTCCGTACAATGCTTTAAACAATCAGCATTactattacaattatatgtTCTATTACCTCCTTCCTTGAAGGCACTTagtttttgttcatatactTTAATTGTTTCACAGAAATCTAGTgcatcatattttaattctaaaaGATCTCTTTCATTCTGCTCGAAAATCATGGGACAACCACCATGTTCAGTAAGCTCATCAAATTTACTCTTAAAATAATTCCTAAGTACTGGGACCCACTGATTAGGATTCGTATATTTTGGAGGTTTATCCTTTAACTTAATTAGATAATCATTCAATTGTAAGCATTCTTTcttaaattcatttttatctttcttttcctttaatGAAGCTAGGCtagataaaatttttctttgaGCTTGAATAAATTCTGGTTTCCGAACGTATCGTAAGGCCCCATAACCCAGACCAGCGTAGttctatattaaaaaaaatattaggaATTATGTAAGCATTAGTTTTTTGcgtcatttatattataatttttgtttatcataaacaaataatttatccacaaatttattcatattaaaagaataatgaatattaccGTGGTAGCACAATTTTCCATATTGACTCTACATTATTACTCCAGTTCGTTTTAAATAACAAActgaaaaaaagatacaaatatatatctttctACTTATAAGtatcataattttaaaataacaaatattaatataaaatagaaaaatttgaGTTACGTAGGAATTTATATGtgaactaaaaaataatttaatagattaatattcatttcatataattctagtattttttttactccaAATAAATGTATCAAATCTAAAGATATAttctaatattatatttattttaaatcaagttcgaataattatttttatgtaaaatttgtACGGAAGTTATTGGAAAAGCTAAAtaactaatataaaaaaaattataaataagtaatatTAGCATGTGATATAAAAGTTATTGTgcaaaaattatcattaatatatgtattgtatcttctttttcttaccgcgtacacatatatacatatattaatacttgtattaatatgatttattcattttgttcttttctttttgaatataaataatctataaaaaaatttgttattaGAATGTCAGCACGTTCCCTTTTTcctaaattatatttattatttatttttgatataatgtattatggtgttattattgttatgataatagttttttatatttactataacatactataaagaaaaattaagattatataaattatactatgTTGTTTCTACAGTTTTTGAAAGTATACAATTGAAATTTACGTgacttttaatattatatatgcatataaattacctacaaatgaattatatacggtatttattattcctctgaatattttaaaatagtataatttattagatatataagttataatgtatatgtataatgcTACATATGAACATGATTTTTCTTGGACTAAActtgaaaattaaaatacatattaagATGCGTTAATTAGCGAAAATTACTCCTAGCACTTTAttgaaatattgaaaattataaggacatacttatataaaaattaattatatggttttaaaaaagtaaaatgaagtataaaagtttttagaaagaattatattatcgTAATTCCGTTTAAGTGGAATAATATAcaacattaaataataaataaagtatttaaacattacaattattttttaatagttaTTAGTAGATATGTTCCAATAAATAGATTAAGAAGatgttattcatttttttttttttttttttttgtatttttcttttattgataataaatgataataattttttatcaatattaataaatatttatttagcatgcaaaaaaaagatgGGGTATTATATTATAGCTTTCTAAGAGTTGAACTTGTAAAACCAATTAcaacataaattaaaaatattacaaacaACATAGATTACTCtactataatataaatatattatcactaattttaatacttgttatgaaatatgtacataagaaatataaattggtaagaaaaaaaaaaatatatatatatatatattaattgaaaattaatttttgtaaataattacttcatataacaaattaagctattatatatatgtttaataaatcttatatcttaaataattataggtttcatctatttttaaattttgaaattagttatatatattttttttgttctttattatactctttttttttcattttaatcgTTTACATTCTATTAGtttccttttaaaaataaattggtTAATAACTATATACTGGGGGAATAAACacaaaacttttttattattttttaagatattatatatttaaactgTTATATTTGATTATGTTACTTACATATAtggtaaatataatacataaagaatataaaataaatggctaatatatggaaacactaaagaatatattattttgtcaAATATCTGAAAGAATATTGGATGAACTACATGAAATTTGTTTTCAAATATTAGTATAAcaatatttcttcttttttttttataatattttataaatatatgaacattttatttttattttttttattaattttttattgattattttgttttaatatattctgtAAGTTAATTTATGGTGATTCActttattcataatatttatttagaagTAATACAAGATTAATAACATTTCATATGAGCCATTGATTATTTCCTCGAAGTactttgaatatattatttattcgtttatttaaaaaataatatttaccaTTAAAATAGATATGTTGAGTACGTACATTTTTGATATAAAGCAcactaatataatatatatatatatatataaaggagCACAACATATAgctgaaaatttatataaaaacaatcctatttaacattatttatttactttagATAACGTAATTCTTTCTTacataatatgtaataatcgttatataaattattataaaagaccacttatataattaaatttacaattcatattatttcatacGAGAATGCCCAATTGTGGATGAATTCTCAGAGTTcttgttattttaaataataatatatattaaaatacaataaaaaaaaattattttatgataatatattttcgtaTTACATATATGCCTTTAGTTATACacgtaaatataaaacagaaATACACTATATATtgaatgaatatttataagtaatTTCATTCAAATTACAATAAGTTATATTAATCCGTATTgtcttaatataaaatatgtaatattagcgttgttttaattaatattatttaattctattaaaacaaatatcGTGGTTCtttgtataatatacttaatatCAGGTTATATTGTTCTCTCACTTACCTTTTGAAATTATATCTCTATTATATATCGAATttctaataatttaataattacagcacaaaaattattatatatgtattaatatcacaataatatataacgtacgcttattattacaaatttttagtaaatttaataataatactttttatcCATTACATACGCTGTTCATATTGcgcatatttaattattaaatcatTCTTTTTGGTACATGtctatttatacatattatattaatgaatcacctataagaaatattatgtacCCTAACTATATCATTGGAGAACAGTTAAATGGACTATAGGTatccattaaaaaaattaatgtatttttatattttctttgttttaattACTTATAATATTGAGTAGgttatttatcttttaatttaatatatatattatttttaccttgttaaaatatatctcctgtttctttatatatgaacTTTTTACAGTTATCCTAGTATTgtacctatatatattacaaactcagtatatatattaataaaaatgtttagtAACACTTCTTTTTTggtatttttcaaaataccATTCAGTTAACTTATTCactaatataatttttattaaaaaaaatatatttttttgaacatttttaaattataattgtgTACAATACGATAGGATATATAGTATCTGATATCAGCGGAATgtgtattataatattcagAACTATTTAGAGGTATATGTCCATTATGTTCatctatatatttcaatatattttta
This genomic window contains:
- the PmUG01_08016300 gene encoding STP1 protein → MENCATTNYAGLGYGALRYVRKPEFIQAQRKILSSLASLKEKKDKNEFKKECLQLNDYLIKLKDKPPKYTNPNQWVPVLRNYFKSKFDELTEHGGCPMIFEQNERDLLELKYDALDFCETIKVYEQKLSAFKEGGNRTYNCNSNADCLKHCTEYKDWFTSKKGHFQNTRNLISKSCIYKSLSSHFPTKQCNILNTRMLNKVPECICIKPEETSQPAPKEKILREPELVQIKSEVLPVPQEGISHQVKHLSDSSPDSSLVDSPDGPPSDIAQQEAAIEGTTMVNSDNLGTDTHDSITQKPDDVTNSSSTQETLSSSIVKLPGSPELEAGSHIKTILAASEVSIAKTPHNPADSKIQGNINDVFFYIFVITKQIIAYIHKINAGPVANSHNPYYALKGKFKKKKYIRRRQVKFLRILLLSDTDKKDKFLSDGHLDQPICDDKEIIKKLKIYEHNTIKNTNMLKRKKERSKTIIEVHMEVLEEFRNDEWELNKGEFLAICLEIFKNEERRSYSNLINDYQMENIQCSIDNEEKNILWNKWIERHRNHSEKFKKEDWFNNLKNEWKKEKSKVKKMEELKNKSSNENQKFSFLGEKDIWRQWISNKGKIVEHYLEQYWFMGLTDEIDNILDEYENEETKNSVSLINVEEMEHNKSCEELYKYVKKKLLEKLCILVFMMILEECIKEERIDNRESYFDNSINESFTMENSDRKSKIAEERTEEKSYVLEHKLNEEIRSYKGQNCFTQELEDWIKDNDSDVCSTYKENNIDKLD